From Nitrospirota bacterium, the proteins below share one genomic window:
- a CDS encoding DUF128 domain-containing protein: MTKTMYSILKILDKQADITGAKEISNQLKMHGVDLTERTVRYHLKILDERGYTEVFGKEGRRITKEGKNEIRHAHVSDKLGFVISKIESLSYLTSINLDTLKGDIILNISFFPEDELTNVMRTLKPVFSSPYVMSDRIIFARGGGRIGDVVIPKGKVGIGTVCSVTINGIFLKAGIPVTSKFGGVVEIIAGKPARFVSLISYEGSSLDPLEIFIKSKMTNVSGLVKGTSGRILASFREIPVVCADAAKRLTEIMAARGIKGVIHMGDPNKALLEIPVGIDKVGMVIVGGLNPIAALEENGIFTESSAMSTLYEYSKLVPF; the protein is encoded by the coding sequence ATGACCAAGACAATGTACTCCATCCTCAAAATTTTAGACAAACAGGCAGACATAACAGGAGCAAAAGAAATATCCAATCAGTTGAAGATGCACGGGGTGGACCTTACCGAAAGGACGGTCCGTTACCATCTGAAGATCCTTGATGAGCGCGGATATACGGAAGTATTCGGCAAGGAAGGCAGGAGGATCACAAAGGAAGGCAAAAATGAGATCCGGCATGCTCACGTGTCGGACAAGCTCGGATTCGTCATAAGCAAGATCGAGTCTCTTTCCTATCTTACGTCGATCAACCTTGATACATTAAAGGGAGATATTATCCTCAACATCTCTTTTTTCCCTGAAGATGAACTGACAAATGTAATGAGGACGCTAAAGCCGGTCTTTTCATCCCCGTATGTGATGAGCGACAGGATCATTTTTGCGCGCGGAGGGGGCAGGATCGGCGATGTCGTAATTCCCAAGGGCAAGGTCGGCATCGGGACCGTATGCAGTGTTACCATCAACGGCATATTTTTAAAGGCCGGGATACCGGTAACATCAAAATTCGGAGGGGTCGTTGAAATAATCGCGGGGAAGCCCGCGAGGTTCGTGTCGCTGATAAGTTATGAGGGGTCATCGCTTGACCCGCTCGAAATATTCATCAAAAGCAAAATGACCAATGTCTCAGGCCTGGTAAAAGGGACTTCCGGCAGGATATTAGCGAGTTTCAGGGAGATCCCGGTTGTTTGTGCCGATGCGGCTAAAAGGCTTACAGAAATTATGGCGGCACGTGGCATAAAAGGTGTCATCCATATGGGCGACCCTAACAAGGCGCTTCTGGAAATTCCTGTTGGAATAGATAAGGTAGGGATGGTTATCGTCGGGGGATTGAATCCCATTGCCGCACTGGAAGAAAACGGCATATTCACTGAAAGCAGCGCCATGTCAACCTTGTATGAGTATTCAAAACTGGTGCCTTTCTAA
- a CDS encoding P-II family nitrogen regulator gives MKKIEAVIKPSNLNEVKDGLNKIGIQGMTFTEVKLHEAGGWNALRLFTTMQHCLDFIPTVKIEIIVPDNIAAKAIEIITKNAKTNTAGDGKVFVSHIEEAIRIRTGEKGEGAIQ, from the coding sequence ATGAAAAAAATTGAAGCTGTTATAAAGCCGTCAAACCTGAATGAGGTCAAAGACGGCCTGAATAAAATAGGCATTCAGGGCATGACCTTTACCGAGGTCAAGCTCCACGAGGCGGGGGGATGGAACGCCCTCAGGCTTTTTACCACGATGCAGCATTGCCTCGATTTTATACCAACCGTAAAGATAGAGATCATAGTGCCGGACAACATCGCGGCAAAAGCTATAGAGATAATTACCAAGAATGCTAAAACAAACACAGCCGGTGACGGCAAAGTTTTTGTAAGCCATATCGAGGAAGCGATAAGAATAAGAACAGGAGAGAAAGGAGAAGGAGCTATACAATGA
- a CDS encoding OFA family MFS transporter, translating to MNKEKSKNRWTVLAGALIVQIILGTVYAFSVFVKPLEGEFGWSRTTTQWAFSFALLTFAIVMIPAGRLQDKIGPRKVASIGGILLGVSFLLGSLLVDQSRPWALYLTYGIIGGAGIGFAYVCPIAAAVKWFPDKKGLITGLAVAGFGAGALFFAGPASILLQQPGTGGEAMGLSQILLVALGISKGSGFGIGWKTFFVLHGITSAVFVILGASLLSNPPAGWQPSGWNANKSGNKASNDVAWREMLNTPLSCMLWLTFIFGATSGLMAIGQWNPLMSAILKGRTFAPEWLGTFGRFVEPIGILAIFNALGRIFWGKVSDFIDRPRAMMIMFLAQGMAFMLLVSVESHVAVFLASAWVGLNFGGIFALFPSATADYFGTKNLGVNYGWIFTAYGVAGILGPVVGGVLYDATHQYIMAFVFAGILCFIAAGCSVVVWGLARARLQDLSQPVEVESLHALQHVASLKNYTHVPETTLNKECV from the coding sequence ATGAATAAAGAAAAAAGTAAAAACCGCTGGACTGTTTTAGCCGGGGCATTGATCGTCCAGATAATTTTAGGGACCGTTTACGCATTCAGCGTTTTTGTGAAACCTCTTGAGGGGGAATTCGGATGGAGCCGCACAACTACCCAGTGGGCGTTCTCTTTTGCCCTGCTGACCTTCGCGATAGTCATGATCCCCGCGGGCCGTTTGCAGGATAAAATCGGCCCGCGCAAGGTCGCCTCTATCGGCGGCATTCTGCTCGGTGTTTCTTTTCTGCTTGGCTCATTGCTGGTTGATCAAAGCCGCCCCTGGGCGCTTTATCTGACCTACGGAATTATCGGCGGGGCCGGAATTGGATTTGCCTATGTTTGTCCGATTGCCGCTGCAGTAAAATGGTTCCCTGACAAAAAGGGTTTGATCACCGGTCTTGCAGTAGCTGGCTTCGGAGCAGGCGCACTCTTTTTTGCCGGACCTGCATCCATACTATTACAGCAGCCGGGAACGGGCGGAGAGGCCATGGGATTGTCACAGATACTCCTGGTAGCGCTGGGCATCTCAAAGGGAAGCGGATTCGGGATCGGCTGGAAGACATTCTTTGTGCTTCACGGTATCACCAGCGCAGTGTTCGTTATTCTCGGCGCGTCGCTTCTTAGTAACCCGCCTGCCGGGTGGCAGCCTTCGGGATGGAACGCAAATAAATCAGGGAACAAGGCTTCAAATGACGTTGCCTGGAGAGAGATGCTCAACACTCCTCTTTCCTGTATGCTCTGGCTGACTTTCATTTTCGGAGCAACATCAGGATTAATGGCCATAGGACAGTGGAACCCGTTGATGAGCGCCATTCTTAAAGGGAGGACTTTCGCCCCCGAATGGCTGGGGACCTTTGGACGCTTTGTCGAGCCTATAGGCATCCTCGCTATATTCAACGCGCTCGGACGAATTTTCTGGGGCAAGGTGAGCGATTTCATTGACCGCCCGAGGGCCATGATGATAATGTTCCTCGCGCAGGGCATGGCTTTCATGCTCCTTGTTAGCGTTGAGTCTCACGTGGCGGTCTTTCTTGCCTCCGCATGGGTAGGGCTTAATTTCGGCGGGATATTCGCGCTCTTTCCGTCAGCAACCGCTGACTATTTCGGGACAAAAAATCTCGGGGTAAACTACGGCTGGATATTTACGGCTTACGGCGTTGCGGGCATCCTCGGCCCTGTCGTAGGCGGCGTTCTCTATGACGCAACCCACCAGTACATCATGGCATTTGTCTTTGCGGGAATTTTATGTTTTATAGCAGCAGGCTGTTCCGTAGTTGTCTGGGGCCTGGCAAGGGCAAGGTTGCAGGATTTATCTCAACCAGTGGAAGTCGAAAGTTTGCACGCGCTGCAGCACGTCGCGTCATTGAAGAATTATACGCATGTCCCTGAAACCACATTGAACAAAGAATGTGTTTAA
- the tpx gene encoding thiol peroxidase, which translates to MAEITFKGSPVNTIGELPKAGEQAPDFVLTKTDLSDISLKDLAGKRAVLNIFISVDTSVCAASVRRFNAEVDKLKNTVVLCVSLDLPFALSRFCGAEGLNNVIPVSELRNRSFGNRYGVRIAEGPLAGLLARSVVIIDEKGKVIYTELVKEIAEEPDYEKALQVLR; encoded by the coding sequence ATGGCGGAAATAACATTTAAAGGTTCACCGGTAAATACTATTGGAGAGCTGCCTAAGGCGGGAGAACAGGCGCCGGATTTTGTTCTTACAAAGACCGACCTGTCCGACATATCGTTAAAGGACCTGGCCGGGAAGAGGGCGGTCCTGAATATTTTCATCAGCGTTGACACCTCTGTCTGCGCGGCCTCTGTGCGGAGGTTCAACGCAGAGGTTGATAAGTTGAAAAATACGGTTGTTCTATGTGTCTCCTTGGACCTGCCTTTTGCGCTTTCACGTTTCTGCGGCGCGGAAGGTCTCAATAACGTCATCCCAGTATCTGAACTGCGCAACAGGTCCTTTGGCAACCGTTACGGGGTCAGGATAGCCGAAGGCCCTCTCGCGGGGCTGTTGGCGCGCTCAGTAGTTATCATTGATGAAAAAGGGAAGGTGATATACACCGAGCTGGTAAAAGAGATTGCTGAAGAACCTGACTACGAAAAGGCGCTGCAAGTATTGCGATAG
- a CDS encoding helix-turn-helix domain-containing protein — translation MQKISSGVKNLDTLIDSLYIGDNIVWEVDAGTSYDVFMQNFIKQSFQESQTIVYVSFNSSPQSILSKLKDFIVPEHLILFDCFTSGKGKNDDTFLKFYKNKPDLNIVRIENPKSIEQFTQKLNQIEESLPPGARYVFNSLTGMQDLWGTEDDTYKFFTYMCPRLYDLETVAYWILEKDAHSQKFKANLRHITQVVFELYKRREELYIKAHKLEGRQDREPFKPHAYEIKDSAITISFPKKVVSTEIGNRIKEARIRLGMNQKELADKVDLTPSFISQVESNQISPSLSSFVLICNALGVNPGQFLEEKGLNKASWLLRKEKVLAGAAVNEEGVLIYPVTSDDNKFVKLVVFPPNTSLGKHFLYQRTEEFIYVLKGKLSVTVESKEEKVKEGDSIYLKEDFPSQWKNEGGDEAELLVVC, via the coding sequence ATGCAAAAAATATCGTCCGGCGTTAAAAATCTTGATACCCTCATAGACTCTCTGTATATTGGGGACAATATAGTCTGGGAAGTTGATGCCGGAACTTCCTATGATGTCTTTATGCAGAATTTCATTAAGCAATCCTTCCAGGAATCCCAAACAATAGTTTATGTGAGTTTCAACAGTTCGCCCCAGAGTATCCTGAGCAAGCTGAAAGATTTTATTGTCCCGGAACATTTGATACTGTTTGATTGTTTTACCTCAGGCAAAGGTAAAAATGATGATACGTTTCTCAAGTTTTACAAAAACAAACCTGACCTGAATATCGTCAGGATCGAAAACCCCAAAAGCATTGAACAGTTTACCCAGAAGCTCAATCAAATAGAGGAAAGCCTGCCGCCGGGCGCAAGATATGTTTTTAACAGTCTTACGGGCATGCAGGACCTCTGGGGGACTGAAGACGATACGTACAAGTTTTTCACTTATATGTGCCCGAGATTATATGACCTTGAGACCGTAGCTTACTGGATACTTGAAAAAGATGCTCACAGCCAGAAGTTCAAGGCGAATCTCAGGCATATAACCCAGGTTGTCTTTGAGCTGTACAAGAGAAGGGAAGAACTGTACATCAAGGCGCATAAACTCGAAGGCAGGCAGGACAGGGAGCCTTTCAAGCCTCATGCCTATGAAATTAAGGATTCTGCGATCACCATCAGCTTCCCGAAGAAAGTGGTGTCAACCGAGATAGGCAACCGTATCAAAGAGGCGAGAATAAGGCTCGGCATGAACCAGAAGGAGCTTGCGGACAAAGTGGACCTGACACCCAGTTTTATTTCACAGGTTGAGAGCAATCAGATAAGTCCTTCATTGAGTTCTTTTGTCCTCATATGCAACGCCCTCGGCGTGAATCCGGGACAGTTCCTGGAGGAAAAAGGTCTTAACAAAGCTTCATGGCTGCTGAGAAAAGAAAAAGTATTGGCGGGCGCCGCTGTCAACGAAGAAGGTGTTCTGATTTATCCTGTTACAAGCGATGATAATAAATTCGTTAAATTGGTTGTCTTCCCGCCAAACACATCTTTGGGCAAACACTTTCTATATCAACGGACCGAAGAATTCATATATGTGCTGAAGGGCAAACTGTCGGTGACTGTCGAAAGCAAAGAAGAGAAAGTGAAGGAAGGAGACAGTATCTATCTAAAAGAAGATTTTCCATCGCAATGGAAAAACGAAGGAGGTGATGAAGCAGAGCTGTTGGTAGTATGCTGA
- a CDS encoding Slp family lipoprotein: MKRLIFLFAIIVFVSGCAHVVPQELRDRAEQGTSIPALFKDPDEYKGRLFILGGAIVSSLNTQDGTYLEVIEKPLDYRERPEYTDISRGRFLVLYEGYLDTAVFSPGREVTVAGEVIGTKVRPLGEINYSYLLLRSRGLYLLKGGSGIPIQFGIGVWHSF, encoded by the coding sequence ATGAAACGTCTCATATTTCTGTTCGCCATTATTGTTTTTGTCTCAGGCTGCGCCCATGTAGTGCCGCAGGAATTGAGGGACAGAGCGGAGCAGGGAACATCAATCCCCGCGCTCTTCAAGGACCCTGATGAATACAAAGGCAGGCTGTTCATTCTTGGAGGCGCTATTGTAAGTTCTTTAAACACGCAGGACGGGACCTATCTCGAGGTGATCGAAAAGCCGCTCGACTATCGTGAAAGGCCGGAGTACACGGACATATCCCGCGGCAGGTTCCTTGTTCTATACGAAGGGTATCTCGACACGGCAGTGTTCTCTCCCGGCAGGGAAGTGACAGTAGCCGGCGAGGTCATAGGGACAAAGGTCCGCCCTCTCGGAGAAATTAACTACTCATATCTTCTTTTAAGAAGCAGGGGGCTTTATTTATTGAAAGGCGGTTCCGGCATCCCTATACAATTTGGAATAGGCGTATGGCACAGCTTTTAG
- a CDS encoding FMN-binding glutamate synthase family protein — protein MNNGYGRPNASTATLTRNRVPDPAPSGICSTCLDGCPGPCEIAKSSYRGREVIYPKPFGKITAGATKKYPVDYSHLNIQGTCVGAVGIKADSDKAIFPAVSTETTVGNKYKVKLSLPVFTGALGSTDIAKDNWEGLAIGAAISGIIVVIGENVVGMDPKSEYKKGRVVRSPELERRVNSFKDWHDGAGDIILQQNVEDTRLGSAEYAIEKLGVNCIELKWGQGAKNIGGEVKLKTLERALELKSKGYIVMPDPQDPAVKKAFEEEEIREFERHSRLGMVDHEEFIKAANHYRKAGAKFVSLKTGAYRISDLARAIRYASDAEIDLLTIDGAGGGTGMSPWRMMNEWGIPTIYLQSLAYKFASQLKAKGKYVPDLAIAGGFSLEDHVYKALALGAPHFKAVCMGRALMVPAFIGKNIQNWIKEDKLPPDIKKYGDVAERIFITIETLKVKFGKDFSKLPLGAVAMYTFADRLKAGLQQFMAGSRKFALQYLDRSDLVALTKEAADVTGITYVMESDMEEAQRILFC, from the coding sequence ATGAATAACGGTTATGGTCGGCCAAACGCGAGCACCGCAACTTTAACACGCAACAGGGTTCCGGACCCTGCGCCTTCCGGAATATGCTCAACATGCCTTGACGGATGTCCGGGCCCCTGTGAGATCGCAAAATCTTCCTATAGGGGAAGAGAGGTAATTTATCCAAAGCCTTTCGGAAAGATAACGGCAGGCGCAACAAAAAAATATCCTGTTGATTATTCTCATCTCAACATCCAGGGAACCTGTGTCGGGGCCGTCGGTATAAAGGCCGATTCCGACAAGGCCATATTTCCGGCAGTGTCCACGGAAACAACAGTCGGCAACAAATATAAAGTAAAGCTCAGCCTCCCGGTTTTTACCGGCGCGCTGGGATCAACGGACATAGCCAAAGACAACTGGGAAGGGCTTGCCATCGGTGCGGCGATCTCAGGGATCATTGTTGTTATCGGCGAAAATGTTGTGGGCATGGACCCAAAGTCGGAATATAAAAAAGGCAGGGTGGTCCGCTCGCCTGAATTGGAAAGAAGGGTCAATTCTTTCAAGGATTGGCATGACGGTGCAGGTGACATAATCCTTCAGCAAAACGTAGAGGACACAAGACTCGGCTCCGCTGAATACGCAATTGAAAAACTCGGCGTTAATTGCATCGAACTGAAATGGGGGCAGGGGGCAAAGAATATAGGCGGAGAGGTAAAACTAAAGACCCTCGAACGGGCGCTGGAACTGAAAAGCAAAGGCTATATCGTAATGCCTGATCCTCAAGACCCTGCTGTGAAAAAGGCATTTGAAGAAGAGGAGATCAGGGAATTTGAGAGGCATTCAAGACTTGGCATGGTCGACCATGAGGAATTCATCAAGGCGGCCAATCACTATAGAAAAGCAGGGGCTAAATTCGTCTCACTGAAGACCGGAGCATACAGGATATCGGACCTTGCAAGGGCCATAAGGTACGCCTCTGACGCGGAGATCGATCTGTTGACCATTGACGGCGCTGGCGGCGGCACCGGAATGAGTCCCTGGAGGATGATGAATGAATGGGGGATCCCGACGATCTACCTGCAGTCCTTAGCTTATAAATTTGCATCGCAGTTAAAGGCAAAGGGCAAATATGTTCCTGACCTCGCGATAGCAGGAGGATTCTCTCTTGAAGACCATGTGTATAAGGCGCTTGCCTTAGGGGCCCCGCATTTCAAGGCAGTATGCATGGGCAGGGCGCTGATGGTGCCGGCATTCATAGGGAAAAATATCCAGAACTGGATCAAGGAGGACAAGCTGCCGCCGGACATAAAAAAATACGGAGACGTGGCGGAGAGGATATTCATCACGATCGAAACATTAAAGGTGAAGTTTGGTAAAGACTTCAGCAAGCTGCCTCTCGGCGCTGTGGCGATGTATACCTTTGCGGACAGACTCAAGGCAGGGCTCCAGCAGTTCATGGCAGGCTCAAGGAAGTTCGCGCTTCAATACCTTGACAGAAGCGACCTCGTCGCCCTGACAAAGGAAGCCGCGGATGTGACAGGGATAACTTATGTGATGGAATCCGATATGGAAGAGGCACAGAGGATTCTATTCTGTTAG
- a CDS encoding hydrolase, with the protein MKKFTPDKNNSVLVIVDIQDKLAVVMKHKQRVTDNCLHLIEAAKLLDIPLLVTEQYPKGLGQTVKEIKEAIPHYEPLEKVTFDCCKGDGFLEKIASLRKTHIILTGMETHVCVLQTCLGLLEKGYFVHLVSDAACSRKKDNFLSGRELMRDAGAVITCTETVLFQLLEKAGTPEFITIVKRIK; encoded by the coding sequence ATGAAAAAATTCACCCCCGACAAAAACAACTCCGTACTCGTTATTGTGGACATTCAGGACAAGCTCGCGGTTGTGATGAAACACAAACAGCGGGTGACCGATAACTGCCTTCACCTCATTGAAGCCGCAAAGCTCCTGGACATCCCCCTTCTTGTTACCGAGCAATATCCAAAAGGACTCGGCCAGACAGTTAAGGAAATTAAAGAAGCCATACCGCACTACGAGCCTCTGGAAAAAGTCACATTCGACTGCTGCAAGGGAGACGGGTTTTTAGAGAAAATCGCCTCATTGAGAAAAACACATATCATCCTCACCGGGATGGAAACGCATGTTTGTGTTTTGCAGACTTGTCTGGGACTTTTGGAAAAAGGATACTTTGTTCATCTCGTCAGCGACGCTGCCTGCTCAAGAAAGAAAGATAATTTCCTCTCCGGCAGAGAACTCATGCGCGATGCAGGCGCGGTGATCACCTGTACTGAAACGGTCTTGTTCCAGCTCCTCGAAAAAGCCGGCACGCCAGAGTTTATTACGATAGTTAAGAGAATAAAATAA
- a CDS encoding glutamine synthetase — protein sequence MKAKEVLEKAKADKVTFLNLQFTDILGSLKQVTAPVKSLPDILKYGAWFDGSSIEGFARIHESDLYLKPDPDTYSLIPWLNSTEGNTARLICDIYKPDGRPFEGDPRFILKKALKKARAMGFDYYAGPELEFFLFKNDFANLEPNDSGGYFDIATDEAHTIKREITTALDYFGIDVEASHHEVGAGQHEIDFKYGEALPTADRLLTLRVTVKAIAQRHGLRASFMPKPIMGLPGSGMHVHQSLFDTKKKKNAFFNPGDKYNLSKTAYQFIAGQLHHIKGMMAVLCPTVNSYKRLVTGFEAPVYISWARINRSALVRVPHWFDDKPSTARMELRCPDPACNPYLAFAVMVTAGLDGVKKNMKLLDPVEEDLYEFDEAKLISKKIDTLPSSLFEAILELKNNRLIQSVLGEHLYKRYIDIKTKEWNVFKMQVTPWEIEKYIDI from the coding sequence ATGAAAGCGAAAGAGGTGCTGGAAAAAGCAAAGGCGGACAAAGTGACTTTTTTAAACCTTCAGTTTACGGACATCCTGGGTTCATTAAAACAGGTGACCGCTCCGGTGAAAAGCCTTCCGGACATCTTAAAGTACGGGGCCTGGTTTGACGGTTCTTCAATAGAAGGTTTCGCCAGGATCCACGAGAGCGACCTGTATTTAAAACCGGACCCGGACACATATTCACTCATCCCGTGGCTGAATTCCACAGAAGGCAATACCGCGCGGCTTATATGCGACATATACAAACCGGACGGGAGGCCGTTTGAAGGGGACCCGAGATTCATTTTGAAAAAGGCATTAAAAAAGGCGCGCGCGATGGGGTTCGACTATTACGCGGGTCCGGAGCTTGAATTCTTCCTCTTTAAAAATGACTTTGCAAATTTAGAGCCTAATGACAGCGGCGGATATTTTGACATTGCCACTGATGAGGCCCACACAATAAAGAGGGAGATAACAACCGCGCTTGATTATTTCGGGATAGATGTCGAAGCTTCACATCACGAGGTTGGCGCAGGGCAGCATGAGATAGATTTTAAATACGGAGAAGCGCTCCCAACGGCCGACCGCTTACTGACATTGAGGGTCACGGTAAAAGCTATTGCACAGAGGCATGGCCTGAGGGCGTCCTTTATGCCGAAACCCATCATGGGCCTGCCGGGTTCAGGGATGCATGTCCATCAGAGCCTCTTTGACACAAAGAAGAAAAAAAACGCGTTCTTTAATCCCGGGGACAAATATAACCTCTCAAAGACAGCGTATCAATTCATTGCCGGACAGCTTCATCACATAAAAGGCATGATGGCGGTCTTATGCCCTACCGTTAATTCATATAAACGGTTGGTGACCGGTTTTGAAGCGCCCGTGTATATCTCCTGGGCCAGGATCAACAGGTCGGCGCTGGTGAGGGTCCCCCACTGGTTTGATGACAAACCAAGCACTGCACGCATGGAACTAAGATGCCCTGATCCAGCTTGCAACCCTTATCTGGCCTTTGCTGTAATGGTTACCGCTGGACTTGACGGCGTAAAAAAGAACATGAAGCTGCTTGATCCCGTTGAAGAGGACCTGTATGAATTTGATGAAGCCAAGCTGATATCTAAAAAAATAGACACTCTCCCATCGTCCCTTTTTGAGGCAATACTTGAGCTGAAAAATAACAGGCTGATACAAAGTGTATTGGGAGAGCATCTGTACAAAAGATACATTGATATCAAGACAAAAGAGTGGAACGTTTTTAAAATGCAGGTGACCCCGTGGGAGATAGAAAAGTATATTGATATTTAA
- a CDS encoding glutamate synthase gives MCRLAAITSSEYFSPMENILALETMKEGHDGSGMGLILKSLGGEFEELKDYPILSGICSKNGMHTLDDYMNKLGFKLKYAWTPKIKPVKGVEGRDHYFARVYDYPDSYKDRSFDDKGGLLLKTRLALRKLGESDESIIVFSFYPDILTLKEVGDPLELSEFFGLDKSPLKAKIIFAQGRQNTNYAINMYACHPFFIQGYGSMTNGENTAFVPIREFLISRNFPGYIGYNSDSEVFCHILHYTCKQLGYPLTYYKDVITPLKQSEIDKRSDSEVARMLKISLRPLCIDGPNCVIAFTPDGTCIMVQDAKKLRPGVVGGVKGKYGFMSEECGLDSVISQRDKSQDVFPMKYDMVIVKPGAQEVMVWNQLHA, from the coding sequence ATGTGCAGGCTTGCCGCGATAACATCAAGTGAATACTTCTCGCCGATGGAGAACATCCTCGCCCTTGAAACTATGAAAGAAGGACATGACGGCTCCGGCATGGGGCTTATCCTGAAAAGCCTCGGCGGTGAATTTGAAGAATTAAAGGACTACCCCATCCTTTCAGGCATCTGTTCCAAGAACGGCATGCACACCCTCGATGATTACATGAACAAGCTCGGTTTCAAATTGAAATATGCGTGGACCCCCAAGATAAAGCCGGTTAAAGGGGTTGAAGGCCGCGACCATTACTTCGCGCGTGTCTACGATTATCCCGATTCTTATAAAGACAGGTCATTCGATGACAAGGGGGGGCTGCTCCTGAAGACAAGGCTCGCCCTCAGAAAACTGGGGGAGAGTGATGAATCAATTATAGTTTTCTCATTCTATCCCGATATACTGACGCTGAAAGAGGTCGGCGACCCGCTTGAGCTCAGTGAGTTTTTCGGTCTTGATAAATCCCCGCTCAAGGCAAAGATCATATTCGCCCAGGGAAGACAGAATACCAATTACGCGATCAACATGTACGCGTGTCATCCTTTTTTCATTCAGGGTTACGGCTCGATGACAAACGGCGAGAATACCGCTTTCGTGCCGATCAGGGAATTTTTAATAAGCAGAAACTTTCCCGGCTATATCGGTTACAACAGCGACAGCGAGGTGTTTTGTCATATCCTTCACTACACCTGCAAGCAGCTTGGTTATCCGCTTACATATTATAAAGACGTGATCACTCCGCTGAAACAGTCGGAGATCGATAAAAGGTCTGACAGCGAGGTTGCGAGAATGCTGAAGATATCGCTGAGGCCGCTCTGCATAGACGGCCCGAACTGTGTCATTGCCTTTACTCCGGACGGGACTTGCATTATGGTTCAGGACGCAAAGAAACTCAGGCCGGGTGTTGTCGGCGGTGTGAAAGGCAAATACGGATTTATGTCCGAGGAGTGCGGGCTTGACAGTGTAATTTCTCAAAGAGATAAATCACAGGATGTATTCCCCATGAAATACGACATGGTCATCGTCAAGCCGGGCGCGCAGGAGGTAATGGTATGGAACCAGCTTCACGCTTAG
- a CDS encoding universal stress protein has product MISKILVPTDGSGTSQKAVDFAVGLAKQTNASIILISVIDQSAYIATSISAEAAPTHLIEPIGEYLRIAAEAYLEEGKKLCKKNGVKATKIISTGHPVEEIINEAEKANVDLIVIGSHGRSAIASAVLGSVTFGIIHKEARFPVLVVRR; this is encoded by the coding sequence ATGATCTCAAAGATTCTCGTGCCCACAGATGGTTCCGGCACGTCACAGAAGGCCGTTGACTTTGCAGTAGGGCTTGCAAAACAGACAAATGCATCCATAATTCTTATCAGCGTGATCGACCAGAGCGCTTATATCGCCACATCCATCTCAGCGGAGGCCGCGCCTACTCACCTCATAGAACCAATAGGAGAATATCTCAGGATCGCTGCCGAGGCGTATCTTGAAGAGGGAAAAAAACTGTGCAAGAAAAACGGTGTCAAGGCTACAAAAATTATAAGCACCGGTCATCCCGTTGAGGAAATAATAAATGAAGCGGAAAAGGCAAACGTTGATCTCATCGTCATCGGCTCTCACGGAAGAAGCGCCATCGCCTCAGCGGTCCTCGGCAGCGTGACATTCGGGATCATTCACAAAGAGGCGAGATTCCCTGTCCTCGTAGTAAGAAGGTAG